One window from the genome of Paenibacillus azoreducens encodes:
- the purB gene encoding adenylosuccinate lyase → MIERYSRPEMRAIWTEENKFKAWLEVELCACEAWAELGVIPKEDAKLLREKATFDIDRIYEIEQETRHDVIAFTRTVSESLGAERKWVHYGLTSTDVVDTALGYLLRQANEILEQDLLRFIEILKEKAIAYKDTPMMGRTHGVHAEPTTFGLKMALWHEEMKRNLERFRHAAKGVEFGKISGAVGTYANIDPFVEEFVCKKLGTSPAPISTQTLQRDRHAEYMATLALIATSMDKFATEIRALQKSEVREVEEAFAKGQKGSSAMPHKRNPIGCENISGLSRVIRGHMVTAYEDVALWHERDISHSSVERVILPDATMLLNYMLNRFGNIVKNLTVFPENMKRNMSRTFGVPFSGRVMTKLIDKGFSREQAYDTVQPRAMQAWEEQRQFREIIEATPEITSVLSPEDIEDAFNPSWHLKHVDTIFKRLGLV, encoded by the coding sequence ATGATTGAACGTTACAGCAGACCGGAAATGCGGGCCATCTGGACCGAGGAGAACAAGTTTAAGGCTTGGCTGGAAGTGGAACTATGCGCTTGCGAAGCATGGGCTGAACTCGGCGTCATTCCGAAGGAAGATGCCAAGCTGCTTCGGGAGAAAGCTACTTTTGACATCGACCGCATTTATGAAATCGAGCAGGAAACGCGCCATGACGTGATTGCTTTTACGCGCACGGTATCGGAAAGCCTTGGAGCGGAACGCAAATGGGTGCATTACGGACTGACTTCGACCGATGTGGTCGACACGGCTCTTGGTTACCTGCTGCGTCAGGCCAATGAAATCCTCGAGCAGGATCTGCTTCGTTTCATCGAAATCCTGAAAGAGAAAGCCATTGCCTACAAGGATACGCCGATGATGGGCCGTACGCATGGCGTGCATGCCGAACCGACAACGTTCGGACTCAAAATGGCCTTATGGCATGAAGAAATGAAGAGGAATTTGGAGCGTTTCCGGCATGCGGCGAAAGGCGTCGAGTTTGGAAAAATCTCCGGGGCAGTCGGCACTTACGCCAATATCGATCCTTTTGTAGAAGAATTCGTATGCAAAAAGCTTGGAACCAGCCCTGCTCCGATATCAACGCAAACGCTGCAGCGTGACCGCCATGCCGAATATATGGCAACCCTTGCGCTGATTGCGACTTCGATGGACAAATTCGCGACGGAAATCCGTGCCCTGCAAAAGAGCGAAGTGCGCGAGGTGGAAGAAGCTTTTGCAAAAGGTCAAAAGGGTTCGTCGGCTATGCCGCATAAACGCAACCCGATCGGCTGCGAAAATATTTCCGGTCTGTCCCGCGTGATTCGCGGTCATATGGTAACGGCATACGAAGACGTGGCGCTTTGGCATGAACGCGATATTTCGCATTCCTCGGTAGAGCGGGTTATTTTGCCTGATGCGACAATGCTGCTGAACTATATGCTGAACCGTTTCGGAAACATCGTGAAAAATTTGACCGTATTCCCGGAAAATATGAAGCGCAATATGAGCCGCACGTTCGGCGTTCCGTTCTCCGGACGCGTGATGACCAAGCTGATCGACAAAGGCTTCAGCCGCGAGCAGGCTTACGACACCGTGCAGCCGCGCGCGATGCAGGCATGGGAGGAACAACGCCAGTTCCGCGAGATCATCGAGGCGACGCCGGAAATCACAAGCGTGCTTAGTCCGGAAGATATCGAAGATGCGTTTAACCCTTCATGGCATTTGAAGCATGTGGATACGATTTTCAAGAGACTTGGTCTAGTATAA
- a CDS encoding phosphoribosylaminoimidazolesuccinocarboxamide synthase: MTSPAVSTAVELVDAPLLYKGKVRELYDLGEHTLIVVTDRISAFDYVLEPAVPEKGNVLNRLSAFWFEQTRELMDNHVVHTDVERLGDIAKDKALLKDRIMVVRKAKRIDIECVVRGYITGGGWKQYQASSEINGIKLPEGMRKNEAFPEPIFTPAAKNDVGHDEDISMDQMKAMIGEELAFELQEKSLKLYGFARDYCAERGIILADCKFEFGILDGRVILIDEIFTPDCSRFWAKEKYALDIEIDSMDKQPVRTYLASTTWDQNSQPDPLPAEVVEETTRRYKDIYHRLTERA, translated from the coding sequence ATGACATCACCGGCCGTATCCACCGCTGTGGAACTTGTTGATGCGCCGCTGCTTTACAAAGGCAAGGTACGCGAACTGTACGATTTGGGGGAACATACGCTGATCGTCGTCACGGACCGGATTTCCGCGTTTGATTACGTGCTCGAGCCGGCCGTTCCGGAAAAAGGAAACGTCTTGAACCGGCTCAGCGCCTTCTGGTTTGAGCAGACCCGCGAGCTGATGGACAATCACGTGGTGCATACCGATGTGGAGCGCCTCGGCGATATCGCGAAGGACAAAGCGCTTTTGAAAGACCGGATCATGGTGGTCCGCAAAGCGAAGCGCATCGATATCGAATGCGTGGTCAGAGGTTACATTACCGGAGGCGGCTGGAAACAGTATCAGGCTTCCAGTGAAATAAACGGGATCAAGCTCCCGGAAGGCATGCGGAAAAACGAGGCTTTTCCGGAACCGATCTTCACGCCGGCCGCGAAAAACGATGTCGGACACGACGAAGACATTTCGATGGACCAAATGAAGGCGATGATCGGCGAAGAGCTAGCTTTCGAACTGCAGGAGAAAAGCCTGAAGCTGTATGGTTTTGCCAGAGATTATTGCGCGGAGCGCGGCATTATTTTGGCGGACTGCAAGTTTGAATTCGGCATTCTGGACGGCCGGGTCATCCTCATTGACGAAATTTTCACTCCGGATTGTTCCCGGTTCTGGGCCAAGGAAAAATATGCTCTGGACATCGAGATCGACAGCATGGACAAGCAGCCTGTCCGCACGTATCTGGCGTCAACGACGTGGGACCAAAACAGCCAGCCCGATCCGCTTCCTGCGGAAGTGGTGGAAGAAACCACTCGCCGCTACAAGGATATTTATCATCGGTTGACCGAGCGGGCATAA
- the purS gene encoding phosphoribosylformylglycinamidine synthase subunit PurS, which produces MLKATVYVTIKQGVLDPQGVAVQGALHSMGFQEVESVRIGKYMELSLNTDDRAEAERRVKEMCEKLLANTVVEDYRYELEG; this is translated from the coding sequence ATGTTGAAAGCTACGGTCTATGTCACGATTAAGCAGGGCGTGCTCGATCCGCAAGGCGTTGCGGTACAGGGAGCGCTGCATTCGATGGGTTTTCAGGAAGTTGAGAGTGTACGCATCGGCAAATATATGGAGCTTAGCCTGAACACGGATGACCGTGCAGAGGCGGAGCGCCGCGTCAAAGAGATGTGCGAAAAGCTTTTGGCAAACACGGTGGTTGAGGATTACCGTTACGAATTGGAGGGCTAA
- the purQ gene encoding phosphoribosylformylglycinamidine synthase subunit PurQ, whose protein sequence is MKFAVLVFPGSNCDIDCYKAVQDTVGEPVDYVWHTATDLSAYDCILVPGGFSYGDYLRCGAISRFAPVMNEVAKAAEEGKYILGICNGFQILTEAGLLPGALLRNTSMKFRCHDTVLHVVNNQTPFTNDFELNEEIVIPIAHGEGNYYCDEETLKDLQQNNQIVFTYKDNPNGSLADIAGISNKRGNVVGMMPHPERAVSDLLGSADGKRMFTSILKAWRDTHGTASVR, encoded by the coding sequence ATGAAATTTGCAGTTCTCGTTTTTCCTGGCTCCAACTGTGATATTGACTGTTACAAAGCGGTGCAGGATACGGTAGGAGAGCCTGTCGATTACGTGTGGCATACCGCTACCGATCTTTCCGCATACGACTGCATTCTGGTTCCGGGCGGATTTTCGTATGGCGACTATTTGCGCTGCGGGGCGATTTCCCGTTTTGCGCCGGTTATGAACGAAGTGGCCAAAGCCGCGGAAGAAGGCAAATATATTCTCGGCATCTGCAACGGGTTTCAAATTTTGACGGAAGCGGGATTGCTGCCTGGAGCGCTGCTCCGCAACACGTCCATGAAATTCCGCTGCCATGACACGGTGCTTCATGTCGTGAATAATCAGACGCCGTTTACGAATGATTTTGAGCTGAATGAAGAGATCGTCATCCCGATTGCCCATGGCGAAGGCAATTATTACTGCGATGAAGAGACGCTGAAGGACCTTCAGCAAAATAACCAGATCGTGTTTACGTATAAAGACAATCCGAACGGCTCCCTGGCCGATATTGCCGGCATTTCGAATAAACGGGGCAACGTCGTCGGCATGATGCCGCATCCGGAGCGGGCGGTAAGCGACCTGCTTGGCTCGGCAGACGGAAAACGCATGTTTACATCAATCCTGAAGGCTTGGAGGGATACCCATGGCACAGCAAGTGTCCGCTAA
- the purL gene encoding phosphoribosylformylglycinamidine synthase subunit PurL, translating into MAQQVSAKEPTAQQIAEQKIYQQFGVSDSEYELICSFMGRQPNYTEIGVFSVMWSEHCAYKNSKPLLRRFPTSGPRVLMGPGEGAGIVDIGDNQAVVFKIESHNHPSAVEPYQGAATGVGGIIRDIFSMGARPVALLNSLRFGKLESERVKYLFEHVVSGIAGYGNCIGIPTVAGEVMFDNSYDGNPLVNAMCVGLIDHDKIQRGVAKGVGNPVFYVGPPTGRDGIHGATFASVELSEESEAKKTAVQVGDPFMEKLVMESCLELIDSGIVLGIQDMGAAGLTCSSAEMASKAGNGLELYLDQVPQREEGMTPYEMMLSESQERMLFVVEPKDEAQAMEIFERWGVICAKVGKVTDDGRLKLFHHGELVGDMPVQALVDECPVYEKPSSVPAYYVENENVDTQRYDEVKDLGGALKKVLASPTVASKAWVYNQYDHMVRTSTAVRPGSDAAVITIRGTRKGLAMTTDCNGRYVYLDPEVGGKIAVSEAARNIVCSGAEPLAITDNLNFGSPEKPDIFWQMERAVDGMAEACRVLDTPVIGGNVSLYNENASGAIYPTPVVGMVGLLHDTDHITTQGFKQEGDVIFLLGETKAELGGSEFQYAVHGVTEGRPPMLDLVMEKKLLAGVLGAIQSGLVQSSHDLSEGGLAVALAESCISGSIGAQVSLSTELRSDLALFSESQSRILLSASKEQADKLEAYLAGCEVPVARIGSVGGESLAIAINDAQALNEPVEGLRQVWEDAIPCLMK; encoded by the coding sequence ATGGCACAGCAAGTGTCCGCTAAGGAACCGACCGCACAACAGATCGCGGAACAGAAAATTTATCAGCAGTTTGGCGTATCGGACAGCGAATATGAATTGATTTGCTCGTTTATGGGCCGCCAGCCGAACTATACGGAAATCGGCGTTTTCAGCGTGATGTGGTCCGAACACTGCGCATACAAAAACTCGAAGCCGCTTTTGCGCCGCTTCCCGACCAGCGGACCGCGCGTCCTGATGGGGCCGGGCGAAGGCGCGGGCATCGTCGACATCGGGGACAACCAGGCCGTCGTGTTCAAAATCGAAAGTCATAACCATCCGTCGGCGGTAGAGCCTTATCAAGGCGCGGCGACCGGGGTGGGCGGCATTATCCGCGACATTTTCTCCATGGGCGCGAGACCTGTTGCCCTTTTGAACTCGCTTCGTTTCGGGAAGCTGGAGAGCGAGCGCGTCAAATATCTGTTTGAACATGTCGTTTCCGGCATCGCCGGATACGGCAACTGCATCGGCATTCCGACCGTAGCGGGCGAAGTGATGTTCGACAACAGCTACGACGGCAATCCGCTCGTCAATGCCATGTGCGTTGGCTTGATCGATCATGATAAAATCCAGCGCGGCGTCGCCAAAGGCGTCGGCAACCCGGTATTCTACGTGGGACCTCCTACCGGCCGCGACGGCATTCACGGGGCGACATTTGCCTCCGTTGAGCTGAGCGAAGAGTCGGAAGCAAAGAAAACGGCCGTTCAGGTCGGCGATCCATTCATGGAAAAACTCGTGATGGAATCCTGCCTCGAACTGATCGATTCCGGTATCGTGCTTGGCATTCAGGACATGGGCGCAGCGGGTCTGACCTGCTCTAGCGCGGAAATGGCGAGCAAGGCGGGCAACGGCCTGGAGCTGTACTTGGACCAAGTGCCGCAGCGTGAAGAGGGCATGACGCCGTACGAAATGATGCTTTCCGAATCGCAAGAACGCATGCTGTTTGTCGTTGAACCGAAGGACGAAGCTCAGGCGATGGAAATTTTCGAACGCTGGGGCGTTATCTGCGCGAAGGTCGGCAAAGTCACCGACGACGGACGTTTGAAGCTGTTCCATCACGGGGAACTTGTCGGAGATATGCCGGTACAGGCGCTTGTCGACGAGTGCCCTGTGTATGAGAAACCTTCGAGCGTTCCGGCTTATTATGTCGAGAACGAAAACGTGGACACGCAGCGTTATGACGAAGTGAAGGATCTTGGCGGCGCCCTGAAAAAGGTGCTTGCTTCCCCGACCGTAGCCAGCAAAGCGTGGGTATATAATCAATACGACCATATGGTTCGTACCAGCACGGCGGTACGTCCAGGCTCGGATGCGGCAGTGATTACGATCCGCGGCACGCGCAAAGGCCTGGCAATGACTACGGACTGCAACGGCCGTTATGTGTATCTCGATCCGGAGGTTGGCGGTAAAATCGCCGTCAGCGAGGCAGCACGTAACATCGTCTGCTCCGGCGCGGAGCCGCTGGCGATTACGGACAACCTGAACTTCGGCAGCCCGGAAAAGCCGGACATCTTCTGGCAAATGGAACGTGCGGTCGACGGCATGGCGGAAGCCTGCCGCGTGCTGGATACGCCGGTCATCGGCGGCAACGTCAGCTTGTACAACGAAAACGCGAGCGGGGCGATTTACCCGACGCCGGTTGTCGGCATGGTCGGCCTGCTGCATGATACGGATCATATCACGACCCAAGGCTTCAAACAGGAAGGGGACGTCATCTTCCTGCTTGGCGAAACGAAAGCCGAACTCGGCGGCAGCGAATTCCAATACGCCGTTCACGGCGTAACGGAAGGACGCCCTCCAATGCTTGATTTGGTTATGGAGAAAAAGCTGCTTGCAGGCGTGCTCGGCGCGATTCAAAGCGGACTTGTGCAGTCCTCGCATGATTTGTCCGAAGGCGGGCTAGCGGTCGCTTTGGCGGAATCCTGCATCAGCGGTTCCATCGGCGCTCAAGTATCGCTCAGCACGGAGCTGCGCAGCGATCTCGCGCTGTTCAGCGAATCGCAATCTCGCATTCTGCTGTCAGCAAGCAAGGAACAAGCCGACAAGCTGGAGGCGTATTTGGCCGGATGCGAAGTACCCGTGGCACGGATCGGCTCCGTCGGCGGCGAAAGTCTCGCAATTGCGATCAACGATGCGCAGGCTTTGAACGAACCGGTTGAAGGACTGCGCCAGGTCTGGGAGGATGCGATTCCATGTCTCATGAAATAG
- the purF gene encoding amidophosphoribosyltransferase, translated as MSHEIAPHTLWTGDYYNEGAGKEGLFDKLKEECGVFGVYGHPDAASLSYYGLHALQHRGEESAGLCVSDGEEFHFHRGMGLVKEVFDKDLLSSLTGSISIGHVRYSTSGDSKLANAQPLVFKYRAGDLAVATNGNIVNAPQIRRELEESGSIFQTTSDTEVIAHLIARSSKDLVGAAKDAFNRIVGGYAFLIMTNDKLLVASDPHGLRPLSMGKLGDAYIFASETCAFETIGAEIVRDIEPGELLVLDREGLHEGRFDEKKHRKALCAMEYIYFARPDSDMNGSNQHAARKRMGSQMAIESFVDADIVTGVPDSSISAAIGYAEQTGIPYELGLIKNKYTGRTFIQPSQELREQGVKMKLSAVRRVVEGRRVVMIDDSIVRGTTSRRIVNLLREAGAVEVHVRITSPPFKNPCFYGIDTPDRRELIASSRSIEEICREINADSLAFLSPEGLITAIAGNNEADYKGGLCMACFDNDYPTRLDFDGEEKFGCGC; from the coding sequence ATGTCTCATGAAATAGCACCTCATACGCTGTGGACCGGAGACTATTATAACGAAGGGGCGGGCAAGGAAGGCCTGTTCGACAAATTAAAGGAAGAATGCGGCGTATTCGGGGTCTATGGACACCCGGATGCCGCGTCCCTTTCCTATTACGGCCTGCATGCCCTGCAGCATCGCGGAGAAGAAAGCGCCGGGCTTTGCGTCAGCGACGGGGAGGAATTCCATTTTCACCGCGGCATGGGTTTGGTGAAAGAGGTATTCGACAAGGACTTGTTGTCGTCTCTTACCGGCTCCATTTCCATTGGCCATGTCCGTTATTCGACCAGCGGCGACAGCAAGCTGGCGAATGCGCAGCCGCTTGTCTTCAAGTACCGCGCAGGCGATCTCGCCGTGGCGACCAACGGCAACATCGTCAATGCGCCGCAAATCCGCCGCGAGCTTGAGGAAAGCGGCTCCATCTTTCAGACGACAAGCGACACCGAGGTCATCGCGCATCTGATTGCCCGTTCCTCGAAGGATTTGGTGGGGGCAGCCAAGGATGCGTTTAACCGGATTGTCGGCGGATATGCATTCCTGATCATGACGAACGACAAATTGCTGGTAGCCTCCGATCCTCATGGCTTGCGCCCGCTCAGCATGGGCAAACTCGGTGATGCGTATATTTTTGCTTCCGAGACCTGCGCGTTTGAGACGATCGGCGCGGAAATCGTGCGCGACATCGAACCGGGCGAGCTGCTGGTGCTGGACCGCGAAGGGTTGCATGAGGGCCGTTTTGACGAGAAAAAGCACCGCAAAGCGTTGTGCGCGATGGAATATATCTATTTTGCGCGTCCCGACAGCGACATGAACGGATCGAACCAGCATGCGGCGCGTAAACGCATGGGCAGCCAAATGGCGATTGAATCGTTTGTCGATGCGGATATCGTGACAGGCGTTCCGGATTCCAGCATTTCGGCGGCGATCGGTTATGCCGAACAGACCGGTATTCCGTATGAGCTGGGGCTCATCAAAAACAAATACACCGGACGTACGTTCATCCAGCCGAGCCAGGAGCTGCGCGAGCAGGGCGTGAAGATGAAGCTGAGCGCGGTGCGCCGCGTGGTGGAAGGACGGCGTGTCGTGATGATCGACGACTCTATCGTTCGCGGCACGACTTCGAGACGGATCGTCAATCTGCTCCGCGAAGCGGGGGCCGTCGAGGTGCATGTGCGGATTACGTCGCCGCCGTTCAAGAACCCTTGTTTTTACGGCATCGACACGCCGGACCGGCGCGAACTGATCGCTTCGTCACGATCCATCGAAGAAATTTGTCGTGAGATCAATGCGGATTCGTTGGCTTTTTTAAGCCCTGAAGGTTTGATCACGGCCATAGCGGGCAATAACGAGGCGGATTACAAAGGCGGTCTTTGCATGGCGTGTTTCGATAACGATTACCCGACGCGCCTGGATTTTGACGGCGAAGAGAAGTTCGGCTGCGGCTGCTGA
- the purM gene encoding phosphoribosylformylglycinamidine cyclo-ligase has protein sequence MSEAYKNAGVDIAAGNEAVERMKKHVKRTFRPEVMTDLGGFGALFGLNKEKYEEPVLVSGTDGVGTKLKIAFAMDRHDTIGIDAVAMCVNDIVVQGAEPLFFLDYLACDKVVPEKIEAIVAGIAEGCHQAGCALIGGETAEMPGMYAEGEYDIAGFTVGVVDKSKIINGADIAPGDTVIGLASSGVHSNGFSLVRKLLLKQEGYSLQDSVPELGGTLGDALLAPTKIYVKPLLGLLELLPVKGMAHITGGGFIENIPRMLPDHVNVDIEYGSWPILPIFELMQRKGSISGRDMFTTFNMGIGLVLVVKAEDAEKAVGFLKEQGEEAYIIGKVTEGESVVTFTGADIS, from the coding sequence GTGTCTGAAGCCTACAAAAACGCCGGCGTCGATATCGCGGCAGGGAATGAAGCGGTAGAACGCATGAAGAAACATGTAAAACGGACGTTCCGTCCTGAAGTGATGACCGATCTCGGCGGCTTCGGTGCGTTGTTCGGATTGAACAAAGAGAAATATGAGGAGCCGGTGCTCGTGTCAGGCACGGACGGTGTCGGCACGAAGCTGAAAATCGCTTTTGCCATGGACCGCCATGATACGATCGGGATCGATGCCGTTGCCATGTGCGTAAATGATATCGTCGTTCAAGGCGCTGAACCGCTTTTTTTCCTGGACTATCTCGCATGCGACAAAGTGGTGCCGGAAAAAATCGAAGCCATCGTCGCAGGAATCGCCGAAGGCTGCCATCAGGCCGGCTGCGCGCTGATCGGCGGCGAAACGGCTGAAATGCCCGGCATGTATGCCGAGGGCGAATACGACATTGCAGGTTTCACCGTTGGCGTTGTCGACAAAAGCAAAATCATTAACGGCGCCGACATTGCCCCAGGCGACACGGTGATCGGACTGGCTTCAAGCGGTGTCCACAGCAATGGCTTCTCTTTGGTCCGCAAGCTTCTTCTGAAGCAGGAAGGCTACAGCCTGCAGGATTCGGTTCCGGAACTTGGAGGCACCTTGGGCGATGCGCTTCTCGCGCCTACCAAAATCTACGTCAAACCGCTGCTAGGCTTGCTTGAACTGTTACCGGTTAAAGGCATGGCGCATATCACAGGCGGAGGTTTTATCGAAAATATTCCGCGGATGCTGCCGGATCACGTCAATGTCGACATTGAATATGGCTCTTGGCCGATACTGCCGATCTTTGAGCTGATGCAGCGCAAAGGTTCTATTTCGGGCCGGGATATGTTCACGACCTTCAATATGGGCATTGGTCTCGTGCTTGTCGTTAAGGCCGAGGATGCGGAAAAAGCAGTCGGCTTCTTGAAAGAACAGGGAGAAGAGGCTTATATCATCGGCAAGGTGACGGAAGGCGAATCGGTTGTGACCTTTACGGGGGCTGACATTTCATGA
- the purN gene encoding phosphoribosylglycinamide formyltransferase yields MSVYRIAIFASGEGSNFQALAERANAGELGGAEIALLVCDKPSAPVVQRAERLGVQAHLFKPKDYDSREAYEREIVHKLEEHRVDLVVLAGYMRLLTPVIVDKYRGRLINIHPSLLPAFPGKDAIGQALAYGVKVSGVTVHFVDEGMDTGPIIAQKALPIVSGETVDSLAQAIHAIERELYPQVVSWFAKGLVQLDGRQVTVSNP; encoded by the coding sequence ATGAGTGTTTACCGTATTGCCATTTTTGCTTCGGGTGAAGGCAGCAACTTTCAAGCTTTGGCCGAAAGGGCAAACGCAGGAGAACTGGGCGGGGCGGAAATCGCGCTGCTCGTTTGCGACAAACCTTCCGCACCTGTCGTACAACGGGCCGAGCGGTTGGGGGTCCAAGCGCATCTGTTCAAACCGAAGGACTATGATTCCCGGGAAGCTTATGAGCGCGAAATCGTTCATAAGCTCGAAGAACATCGCGTAGATCTTGTCGTGCTTGCCGGATACATGCGGCTTTTGACGCCGGTCATCGTCGATAAATACAGAGGCCGCCTCATCAACATTCATCCGTCCCTGCTGCCTGCTTTTCCCGGGAAAGATGCGATCGGACAGGCATTGGCATATGGCGTGAAGGTGAGCGGGGTAACGGTTCATTTTGTCGATGAAGGGATGGATACCGGGCCGATTATTGCCCAGAAGGCGCTTCCGATCGTTTCAGGAGAAACGGTTGATTCTTTGGCTCAAGCGATTCACGCCATCGAGCGGGAGTTGTATCCCCAGGTGGTATCCTGGTTTGCCAAAGGTCTGGTGCAGCTTGATGGCAGGCAAGTTACCGTTTCGAATCCATAA
- the purH gene encoding bifunctional phosphoribosylaminoimidazolecarboxamide formyltransferase/IMP cyclohydrolase: MGIKRALVSVSDKKGIVDFCRELSALGVEIISTGGTKSLLAKEGVPVIGISDVTGFPEILDGRVKTLHPAVHSGLLAIRDSAEHQQQMKDLELGYIDLVVVNLYPFQETIAKPDVTYEDAIENIDIGGPTMLRSAAKNHAFVTVVVDSNDYGTVIEQVREQGDTTLETRKQLAAKVFRHTGAYDALIADYLSNVTGEPLPERFTVTYEKIQDLRYGENPHQKAAFYRKPLAPSGTLTTAEQLHGKELSYNNINDANAALQIVKEFDEPAVVAVKHMNPCGVGVGESIFEAYEKAYNADPTSIFGGIVAANRIIDSDTAKLLSEIFLEIILAPGFTDEALEILTKKKNIRLLKMGEFGSSRERKSNFVVTSIDGGMVVQESDVHAVDESDLKVVTDRQPTPEELKQLLFGWKVVKHVKSNAIVLAADNMTVGVGAGQMNRVGAAKIAIEQAGEKAKGAVLASDAFFPMGDTLELAAKAGITAVIQPGGSIKDEESIKVANEYGIAMVFTGVRHFKH; this comes from the coding sequence GTGGGTATTAAAAGAGCGCTGGTTAGCGTTTCGGATAAAAAGGGCATCGTAGATTTTTGCCGTGAGCTGTCTGCACTTGGCGTGGAAATCATTTCGACAGGCGGAACGAAAAGTCTGCTGGCGAAAGAAGGCGTGCCGGTCATCGGGATTTCTGACGTAACGGGATTCCCTGAAATTTTGGATGGACGCGTCAAAACGCTTCATCCTGCGGTACACAGCGGTCTTTTGGCCATCCGCGACAGTGCGGAACATCAGCAGCAGATGAAGGATTTGGAACTCGGGTATATCGATCTTGTTGTCGTCAATTTGTATCCATTCCAGGAAACGATCGCAAAGCCGGATGTAACGTATGAGGACGCCATCGAAAATATCGACATTGGCGGACCAACCATGCTTCGCTCAGCTGCCAAAAATCATGCGTTCGTGACCGTAGTCGTGGATTCCAATGATTACGGCACCGTGATCGAACAAGTCCGCGAGCAAGGGGATACCACTCTTGAGACGCGCAAACAGCTTGCAGCCAAAGTCTTCCGCCATACCGGCGCATACGACGCCCTGATTGCCGATTATTTGTCGAACGTGACCGGCGAGCCGCTACCCGAGCGCTTTACGGTAACCTACGAAAAAATCCAGGACCTCCGCTATGGAGAAAATCCGCATCAAAAAGCGGCGTTTTATCGCAAACCGCTTGCTCCTTCCGGTACGCTTACGACGGCGGAGCAGCTTCATGGCAAAGAATTGTCGTATAACAACATTAATGATGCCAATGCAGCGCTGCAAATCGTGAAAGAATTCGACGAGCCGGCGGTCGTCGCCGTGAAGCATATGAACCCTTGCGGCGTAGGTGTGGGCGAAAGCATTTTCGAGGCCTATGAAAAAGCGTACAACGCTGACCCGACCTCCATTTTTGGCGGCATCGTCGCAGCAAACCGGATCATCGACAGCGATACCGCAAAACTGCTCAGCGAAATTTTCCTTGAAATCATCCTTGCACCGGGCTTCACGGACGAAGCGCTCGAAATTTTGACGAAAAAGAAAAACATCCGTCTGCTCAAAATGGGGGAATTCGGGTCTTCCAGAGAACGTAAGAGTAATTTTGTCGTAACATCCATCGACGGTGGCATGGTTGTGCAGGAAAGCGACGTGCATGCGGTGGACGAGTCCGACCTGAAGGTTGTGACCGACCGTCAACCGACGCCGGAAGAATTGAAGCAGCTTCTATTCGGATGGAAAGTCGTTAAGCATGTGAAATCCAATGCGATCGTCCTTGCTGCGGACAACATGACCGTCGGCGTTGGCGCCGGACAAATGAACCGCGTCGGTGCGGCAAAAATCGCCATCGAACAAGCCGGAGAAAAAGCAAAGGGAGCCGTTCTGGCATCCGATGCGTTTTTCCCGATGGGCGATACGCTTGAACTGGCAGCGAAAGCAGGCATTACGGCAGTTATTCAACCAGGGGGCTCCATCAAAGACGAAGAGTCCATCAAAGTTGCAAACGAATATGGCATTGCCATGGTATTTACGGGCGTCAGACATTTCAAGCATTAA